In the Cicer arietinum cultivar CDC Frontier isolate Library 1 unplaced genomic scaffold, Cicar.CDCFrontier_v2.0 Ca_scaffold_5675_v2.0, whole genome shotgun sequence genome, atatttttataaagtaaacTAATCTTAAACTTTCTCACCTTATAAACCTCTCCAAAACCGCCTTTGCCAATGTAATTGTCTTTAGAAAAATTGTTGGTTGCTTCTTCAATTACCGCCCAATCGAATTGCAATGGTTCTAAACTTGCACTTTCTTCACcaactaaataaaaatttatttcatttattgaaCTTCTAAAAACTTATAAGAAATTGCaagttcaaaatatatatttttcataaatactTACAATTTTCTCGAAGAATAGTCCTTCTACTCTTTATTCCCATTCTCTTTAGCAAATAGTATCCAATAGAAAAGAGCATCACCAAAATAATTATAGGCACAACAATGAACACAATTGTTTTTCGCTTTGCTACACAACACAATTACTCTGTCACTAATTATAGCAATATATTTTGGAAGATAAAAAGTCCATATTATATTCATTGATACACAAAGAATAATTCAATAATTCCctaaaaaattactttatacaaaatatatacattaattaaataaacttgtAATTTTCACAAACAGTTCACCTGCATCTCGTGGTGACGATGTGAAAGTACTTTTGTTGGCGCCATAATCATCACCATAAAATTTGAACAGTTCAAACCTCAAATTGCAGCTAGGATATAAAACTCTTCCCCCAACACTTCCCAATTTGGACCATGGAATTGCTGTACTAATAATATGATTTAGACACGAAACACAATCTTTCTTAGCCAAATCTTGTgtacattgttgaagaataTACAAATTTTGTATTTCATTCAACTTATATGACTTGGTCATATATTTTTCACTATTTATTCCTGTGTCAAGCGCAAGTTTGGATAAATGATTCGACAATATATAAGTGAATGAGTTTCGTTTCGATGTTGAAATATTTATATCGCGATAAATAGGACTTGTTCCTATTTTCGAGAAATCATAATCCGAATAGCGAAGCAAGCAGTGACTATACAATTATACCCTTGGGAGAAGAGCGACACGTTGAGTTTGAAGATAATCGATCTGTTGCGTTTTTTAAGCATTGAACACATAGTCGAGGTGGAAGGTCACCTCGACACATGAATTGTCCATACACCAAGTATTCAACATGAtcttcataaaatatatttccatTGGCAGCGTTGGAAGACAAAGAAAAGAAGAGAGGTTTgagatatatttgaaaataattaacttgAGGTAAGTAATGGTAATTACTTGAGCAATTATGGGAAAGATAAAATGGATCTTGTGTAAACCCTGAATCTTGTTTGGAATGATTTGTTCGAGGAAAAAGTGCATCAGAATTTGTAGTCCTATAAAAAGGATATAGTTCATACCTAACATTACAACTAGGATATATAATTCTTCCACCTAGATTTCCATCACAACATGGAAGTTCTCTAATCACTTTATTGAGACAGCTTCTGCAATCATTAGAAGACAAGTCTGGTGTGCACTGAGCTAGAGTGTAaaggttttgagatccaaaaaTCAATGTTTCATTTGTGGCAAACTTCTTGTTCTTGTGACTTGCTGCTTCATTTGCAGTTTGATTCATGGTTGAGAATAACAAAAGAATGGAACTTTTTGATTTTGTGACATTACCTGGGTTCCATATAAAAACACCAC is a window encoding:
- the LOC101493835 gene encoding LOW QUALITY PROTEIN: cysteine-rich receptor-like protein kinase 15 (The sequence of the model RefSeq protein was modified relative to this genomic sequence to represent the inferred CDS: inserted 2 bases in 1 codon); the protein is GLFMCRGDVPSQLCHQCIVNATTTLSSECSLSKQAVIWYDECMVRYSNTSFFSTIETTRGVFIWNPGNVTKSKSSILLLFSTMNQTANEAASHKNKKFATNETLIFGSQNLYTLAQCTPDLSSNDCRSCLNKVIRELPCCDGNLGGRIIYPSCNVRYELYPFYRTTNSDALFPRTNHSKQDSGFTQDPFYLSHNCSSNYHYLPQVNYFQIYLKPLFFSLSSNAANGNIFYEDHVEYLVYGQFMCRGDLPPRLCVQCLKNATDRLSSNSTCRSSPKGIIXYSHCLLRYSDYDFSKIGTSPIYRDINISTSKRNSFTYILSNHLSKLALDTGINSEKYMTKSYKLNEIQNLYILQQCTQDLAKKDCVSCLNHIISTAIPWSKLGSVGGRVLYPSCNLRFELFKFYGDDYGANKSTFTSSPRDAAKRKTIVFIVVPIIILVMLFSIGYYLLKRMGIKSRRTILRENFGEESASLEPLQFDWAVIEEATNNFSKDNYIGKGGFGEVYKGILFDGREVAVKRLSTSSNQDIEEFKNEVLLIAKLQHRNLVAFISFCLEEQEKILIYEYVPNKSLDYFLFDSQRQKLLSWVERFNIIGGIARGILYLHELSRLKVIHRDLKPSNILLDENMIPKISDFGLARIIEISQDQGSTNRIVGIIGYMSPEYAILGQFSEKSDIFSFGVMLLEIVAGKKNASSYTPQRFVDGLLNNVWREWKNQTPLSILDPNIKEDYTKSEVIKCIQIGLLCVQHHPDTRPSIVTVASYLSSYSIELPTPQEPAFLHDKIYSKSLPKQSNSIQFANNCASINEMPISTFRPR